A genomic window from Brassica oleracea var. oleracea cultivar TO1000 chromosome C8, BOL, whole genome shotgun sequence includes:
- the LOC106310061 gene encoding nudix hydrolase 18, mitochondrial-like codes for MVCVVSRTGRQYQRYNKGRRQVVGCIPYRLKTSSDGIVSDEFEVLVISSQKGHALMFPKGGWELDESIEEAASRESLEEAGVIGDVERQLGKWDFLSKSRGTFYEGLMFPMFVKEELELWPEQHLRQRMWMKVDEAREACRDWWMKEALDVLVHRLSSSPPSVMKPMEEDKTVPLISIC; via the exons ATGGTGTGTGTGGTCTCTCGTACGGGCCGTCAGTACCAAAGATACAACAAGGGACGCCGTCAGGTCGTAGG GTGTATTCCGTATAGACTCAAAACTTCAAGCGATGGCATAGTTAGCGATGAATTTGAAGTTTTGGTTATCTCATCACAAAAAGGTCATGCTCTAATGTTCCCAAAG GGTGGTTGGGAGCTTGATGAGTCTATAGAAGAAGCTGCTTCAAGAGAGTCTCTGGAAGAAGCTGGAGTTATTGGAGACGTTGAG AGACAACTTGGAAAATGGGATTTTTTGAGCAAAAGCAGAGGAACATTCTATGAAGGACTAATGTTCCCAATGTTTGTGAAAGAAGAGCTTGAGCTTTGGCCTGAACAACATCTTCGTCAAAGAATGTGGATGAAAGTAGATGAAGCAAGAGAAGCTTGTAGAGACTGGTGGATGAAAGAAGCTCTAGATGTTTTGGTTCACAGGCTTTCTTCATCACCACCATCAGTAATGAAGCCTATGGAAGAAGACAAGACAGTTCCATTGATCTCTATCTGCTGA
- the LOC106308080 gene encoding protein PLANT CADMIUM RESISTANCE 2-like yields MEAQHLHAKPQAEGEWSTGFCDCFSDCKNCCITCWCPCITFGQVAEIVDQGSTTCGTAGALYTLISCFTGCGCIYSCFYRGKMRAQYNIGGNDCGDCLKHFFCELCALTQQYRELKNRGFNMDLGWSGNVQRQQNQGVAMGAPVFQGGMTR; encoded by the exons ATGGAAGCTCAACACCTTCATGCTAAGCCTCAAGCTGAAGGAGAATGGTCCACAGGATTCTGTGATTGCTTCTCCGACTGCAAAAATT GTTGTATCACATGTTGGTGTCCATGTATTACATTTGGCCAAGTCGCTGAGATTGTAGATCAAGGATCAACCA CGTGCGGTACAGCTGGAGCACTATACACGTTGATAAGTTGTTTCACGGGTTGTGGATGTATATACTCGTGTTTCTATCGTGGAAAGATGAGAGCTCAATACAATATTGGAGGCAATGATTGTGGAGACTGCCTTAAACATTTCTTCTGCGAGCTCTGTGCTCTCACCCAACAATACCGTGAACTCAAGAACCGCGGTTTCAATATGGATCTTG GATGGAGTGGGAACGTACAGAGGCAGCAGAACCAAGGCGTGGCGATGGGTGCTCCAGTCTTCCAAGGCGGCATGACCCGCTAA